The genome window TGGAAGGGTGTTGGGAGGaaaggagaagaagcaAGTTGGTGGGCCTTTTGGTTAAGACGTCTTTAGCAGTTAGGTAGTGGCGGGCGTACGGAGGTCGGCAAAAGGCCAGGTAAGCGGAACGGACCACCGTGGGAAATTGAGAATGCTCTAGAAAAGTTCAGACGTGATGACTTGACCAAGAGCCGCTTAGGTCCGAGCTCGGGTCTCGAGTCCTTCTTTATCCCTCCTAATAACCAATTAGCTAGCCGAGACTTGAACCAGACTCAATCGATCAATCACAAAAGTCGTCACCTTTCCTCCTTCTTATCCAGTTCCAACCTTTGTCAAAATGGTAGGAAGACGATTAACTGACAGAGTCACTGACTCCAGTCGGCCACCTTCAAGTCGATCCGCTCGCTCCAGCCCCTCTTTgaccgcgtcctcgtccagcgcttcaaggccgagacggTGCGTGTTTGCATTGATGGTGACGGTGTGTGGGTGGGATCGTGAGGCAGTCTGGGCTGCAAGCTGCGGGTATAGGACACCAGCAATCAGATGCGGCAAGAGGTACACCTGTGCCAATTTCCGCGCTCCGAGTGCTGAATGCGGGATGGCTGGAGAAGTTGCTGGAAGATGGAGGTACGGTCAAAGTTGTTGGCAGATGGAAGGCACGGCGACGCCCCAGCAGAACACAAGTCGTTTACGCCTGGCCTGCTGCCTGCTTGGGATGCTGGGACGAATTGCGTACTGCTGCGCGATGATCCAGCGAGTATCGCTATGTTTGCAAATGAGCACCGTCAATCCCCGGACACCAGAGGGAGCCCGGCAGTCGCGCGCAGGCTCCTCTTCGGTCTCTCGCGCAACCGGCCTCCAGTGCTAATGCGCGTGGAGCGGTGCTCCACCGTATGCACACGCGCTCGACTCCATTCCCCTCCCGACCCGTTTCCTGCCTGGATCAAGCGCTAATCGTTGCAGAAGACCGCGACCGGCATCTTCCTCCCTTCGTCCGCGACCCAGTCGCCCCTCCCCGAGGCGACCGTCATCGCTGTCGGCCCCGGCGCCACCAGCGcggacggcaaggtcgtccCCTGCTcggtcaaggagggcgaccgcgtcctcctccccagcTGGGGCGGTTCGCCGatcaaggtcggcgaggaggtgagtTGTTGCCCTCCCAGGGTCGTAGCGCGCTGACAGCCAGGAGTACCAGCTCTTCAAGGACGGTGAGatcctcgccaagatcAACGAGTAATTATATCGGGCATGTATTGCATTAACCACTGCGGTGGACAGGAACTAACCTTGGTTAGAAGGGACCAGTCGAGACTGGTGCAGGTTGAAGGTGCAGGTTCGGGTCAACTCACTTTGTACTAATGAGGGACCGCGGGTGGTCGCTCATGTCGATCATGGAGACGGAGGCGTGCCAACCAAAGCGGGTCCAGATAAGACGGCGACCGGTGGCCCGAGCAGCTGGAGCAGGGATGCACATATCTGTATTTACACACCGGCCCAGATGGAACACGGAACATGAAACCCGTCGGAGCGCGGAACGGAACAGCAAGTCTGTGCTGGTCCTTGCCGCACAACTAGCCGCTACTCGAGCTTGGTTGTAGACAATAGTGAGGTTGGGCCCACTGTTAGTCTCGTCTGGCGAAGAGCCGAGACTTTGGATGACCAAACGACCGTGACAGCCCTCACCGTCAAAGCAAAACTCAGCCAGGAACGAGCCAGATCTTGCAAACTTGGCATGTGTTCGGCGTCATGCGTCACGGC of Cutaneotrichosporon cavernicola HIS019 DNA, chromosome: 4 contains these proteins:
- a CDS encoding uncharacterized protein (Chaperonin 10 Kd subunit) — translated: MSATFKSIRSLQPLFDRVLVQRFKAETKTATGIFLPSSATQSPLPEATVIAVGPGATSADGKVVPCSVKEGDRVLLPSWGGSPIKVGEEEYQLFKDGEILAKINE